In the Pseudomonadota bacterium genome, one interval contains:
- a CDS encoding GIY-YIG nuclease family protein, whose translation MLETDRGHLYTGVSTDVGKRFAAHTAGRGARCLRGCARLTLRWQAPMRTRAEALSVERRIKTLAPHAKQALWRSAPDRAAVLLSLAAPR comes from the coding sequence ATGCTCGAAACCGACCGCGGTCACCTGTATACCGGCGTGTCGACCGATGTGGGCAAGCGCTTTGCCGCCCACACCGCGGGCCGCGGTGCGCGCTGTCTACGCGGTTGTGCGCGATTGACGCTGCGCTGGCAGGCCCCGATGCGCACCCGCGCAGAGGCGCTCAGCGTCGAGCGTCGGATCAAGACGCTGGCGCCGCACGCCAAGCAGGCGCTGTGGCGGTCGGCGCCTGACCGCGCGGCGGTGCTGCTGAGCCTCGCAGCACCGCGCTAG
- a CDS encoding NAD-dependent epimerase, whose amino-acid sequence MKVLITGSAGFIGSHLAHVLLDRGDEVVGIDNVNDYYDPALKEARLSRIFGKPGFTEVRASLEDREAVERCFAEHRPDRVVNLAAQAGVRYSLENPHAYIDANVVGFLNILEGCRHHGVEHLVYASTSSVYGAHTNMPFSVHEHVDHPVSLYAATKKSNELMAHTYAHLFGLPVTGLRFFTVYGPWGRPDMALFLFTRKILAGEPIDVFNYGKHKRDFTYVDDIVEGVKRALDNVATPNDAWQGDAPDSATSSAPYRIYNIGNNSPVELERYIAVLEDKLGIEAKRNLLPLQPGDVPDTYADVSDLVRDVGYKPDTPIEVGIGNFVEWYRDYYRV is encoded by the coding sequence ATGAAAGTTCTGATCACCGGCAGCGCCGGCTTCATCGGCTCACACCTCGCCCACGTGCTGCTCGACCGCGGCGATGAAGTCGTCGGCATCGACAATGTGAATGACTACTACGATCCCGCGTTGAAGGAAGCCCGGCTCAGCCGGATATTCGGCAAGCCCGGTTTCACCGAGGTTCGTGCGAGTCTCGAGGACCGCGAGGCGGTGGAGCGCTGCTTTGCCGAACACCGGCCCGACCGCGTGGTTAACCTCGCGGCCCAGGCCGGGGTGCGGTACTCGCTGGAAAACCCGCACGCGTACATCGACGCCAACGTCGTCGGCTTCCTCAACATCCTCGAGGGCTGCCGCCACCACGGCGTGGAGCACCTGGTGTACGCCTCGACCAGCAGCGTGTACGGGGCACACACAAACATGCCGTTCTCGGTGCACGAGCACGTCGACCACCCGGTCAGCCTGTACGCAGCAACCAAGAAATCCAATGAGCTCATGGCCCACACCTACGCTCATCTGTTCGGATTGCCGGTCACGGGCCTGCGGTTCTTCACCGTCTACGGTCCGTGGGGTCGGCCTGACATGGCGCTGTTCCTGTTCACGCGAAAAATCCTCGCCGGCGAACCGATCGACGTCTTCAACTACGGCAAGCACAAACGCGATTTCACCTACGTGGACGACATCGTCGAGGGGGTGAAACGGGCCCTGGACAACGTCGCCACGCCGAACGACGCGTGGCAGGGTGATGCCCCGGATTCCGCCACCAGCAGCGCGCCCTACCGCATCTACAACATCGGCAACAACAGCCCGGTGGAGCTCGAGCGTTACATTGCCGTGCTCGAAGACAAGCTCGGTATCGAGGCGAAGCGCAACCTGCTGCCGCTGCAACCGGGCGACGTGCCGGACACCTACGCCGACGTCAGCGACCTGGTGCGGGACGTCGGCTACAAACCGGACACACCGATCGAAGTCGGTATCGGCAACTTTGTCGAGTGGTACCGCGACTACTATCGGGTCTAG
- a CDS encoding CTP synthase, producing the protein MTRYVFVTGGVVSSLGKGLASAALGALLEARGLRVSMMKLDPYINVDPGTMSPYQHGEVFVTEDGAETDLDLGHYERFVNFKTSQASTFTTGRVYENVIRAERRGDYLGKTVQVIPHITDEIKRLIRAGAGSADVCLVEIGGTVGDIESLPFLEAIRQMRAELGPESALFMHLTLLPYIATAGEVKTKPTQHSVKEMRSIGIQPDVLLCRCDRPIQADDRKKIALFTNVLERAVIEARDVDCIYDMPARMAGEGLDKLVVDQFRLETPEADLTRWHEVVAAQRNPEFRVVIGMVGKYMELTESYKSLIEALSHAGIHTRCRVDIRYIDSEAIERDDLSVLDGLDAILVPGGFGTRGVEGKIRAAQYAREQQVPYLGICLGMQVAVIDFARQCARLNDANSTEFDPDTPYPVVALVTEWQSRSGETETRSAASDLGGTMRLGGQTCKMLEGSRSRETYGAAHIVERHRHRYEVNNDYLERIRAAGLIVSSVSDDEEPLVEMIELPDHPWFIACQFHPEYTSNPLDGHPLFTGYVSAALRHAQQHNRG; encoded by the coding sequence ATGACTCGATACGTGTTCGTCACCGGCGGCGTGGTGTCGTCGCTTGGCAAAGGCCTCGCGTCCGCCGCACTTGGCGCCTTGCTCGAGGCCCGTGGCCTGCGGGTCAGCATGATGAAACTCGACCCGTACATCAACGTCGACCCGGGCACGATGAGCCCCTACCAGCACGGTGAGGTGTTTGTCACCGAGGACGGTGCTGAGACCGATCTCGATCTGGGTCACTACGAGCGCTTCGTCAATTTCAAGACCAGTCAGGCCAGCACGTTCACCACCGGGCGCGTCTACGAGAACGTGATCCGCGCTGAACGCCGCGGGGACTACCTCGGCAAAACCGTGCAGGTCATCCCGCACATCACGGACGAGATCAAACGCCTGATCCGCGCCGGTGCGGGCTCGGCTGATGTCTGCCTGGTCGAAATCGGTGGCACGGTCGGTGACATCGAGTCGCTGCCGTTTCTCGAAGCGATTCGCCAGATGCGGGCCGAGCTCGGGCCGGAATCTGCGCTTTTCATGCACCTCACGCTGTTGCCGTACATCGCGACGGCAGGCGAAGTGAAAACCAAGCCCACCCAGCACTCGGTCAAGGAAATGCGCTCGATCGGCATTCAGCCCGACGTACTCTTGTGCCGGTGCGATCGCCCCATCCAGGCCGATGACCGCAAGAAGATTGCGCTGTTCACCAACGTGCTCGAGCGTGCGGTGATCGAGGCGCGGGACGTCGACTGCATCTACGACATGCCGGCACGGATGGCCGGGGAAGGGCTCGACAAACTGGTGGTCGATCAGTTTCGACTCGAAACGCCCGAAGCCGATCTCACGCGCTGGCACGAGGTGGTCGCCGCGCAACGCAACCCGGAGTTCCGGGTTGTCATCGGCATGGTTGGCAAGTACATGGAGCTGACCGAGAGCTACAAGTCGCTGATCGAGGCGTTGAGCCACGCGGGCATTCACACGCGCTGCCGTGTGGACATCCGTTACATCGATTCCGAAGCCATCGAGCGAGACGACCTCTCCGTGCTCGATGGCCTCGACGCGATTCTGGTGCCGGGGGGCTTCGGTACCCGCGGCGTTGAAGGCAAGATCCGCGCAGCGCAGTACGCGCGCGAGCAACAGGTGCCGTACCTCGGCATCTGCCTTGGCATGCAGGTCGCCGTGATCGACTTCGCGCGCCAGTGCGCCCGACTCAACGACGCCAACAGCACCGAATTCGATCCGGACACGCCGTACCCCGTGGTGGCGCTGGTCACCGAGTGGCAGTCCCGCTCCGGTGAGACGGAAACGCGTTCCGCCGCCTCGGACCTCGGCGGCACGATGCGCCTCGGGGGCCAGACGTGCAAAATGCTCGAAGGCTCGCGCTCGCGCGAAACCTACGGGGCAGCGCACATCGTCGAGCGGCACCGCCACCGTTACGAAGTCAACAACGACTACCTCGAGCGCATCAGGGCGGCCGGCCTGATCGTCTCGTCGGTCAGTGACGACGAGGAACCGCTGGTCGAGATGATCGAACTGCCCGACCACCCCTGGTTCATCGCCTGCCAGTTCCACCCCGAATACACGTCCAACCCGCTCGACGGCCACCCGCTGTTCACGGGCTACGTGAGCGCCGCGCTGCGCCACGCCCAACAACACAACCGCGGGTGA
- a CDS encoding response regulator transcription factor, whose amino-acid sequence MKTDIQVAIVDDEPVVCRLLADAFAEADMSTAVFHSGRPFLGWLKVHAPAVCIVDLGLPDHDGLALVNTVSRQSDAAILIVSGRAQVQDRVAGLELGADDYVIKPFDPIEVVARVRAILRRASARAGEQRSDRARRVRFGEWVANLATYEIAHRGGRTQTLSQAEASVLNVFLERPNQLLSRAQIQEAIGGSLTENFDRSIDVRVSRLRTKLDDDPRDPKTIKTIYGGGYVFVGEVMWE is encoded by the coding sequence GTGAAGACCGACATCCAGGTGGCCATTGTCGACGACGAACCCGTCGTCTGCCGATTGCTTGCCGACGCCTTTGCCGAAGCCGACATGTCCACGGCGGTGTTCCACAGCGGGCGGCCCTTCCTCGGCTGGCTCAAGGTGCACGCGCCCGCGGTCTGCATCGTCGACCTCGGCTTGCCTGATCACGATGGCCTGGCGCTGGTCAACACGGTGTCGCGGCAATCCGACGCGGCAATACTGATTGTCTCCGGGCGCGCACAGGTGCAGGACCGGGTCGCCGGCCTCGAGCTTGGCGCAGACGACTATGTCATCAAACCCTTCGACCCCATTGAAGTGGTGGCGCGGGTGCGTGCGATTCTGCGGCGCGCAAGTGCACGTGCGGGTGAGCAGCGATCCGACCGCGCGCGGCGGGTGCGCTTTGGTGAGTGGGTGGCGAACCTCGCGACCTATGAAATTGCCCACCGTGGCGGTCGCACCCAGACACTCAGTCAAGCCGAGGCATCGGTGCTGAACGTGTTTCTCGAGCGCCCGAACCAGCTCCTGAGCCGCGCCCAGATCCAGGAGGCGATCGGCGGCAGCCTAACCGAGAACTTCGACCGCTCGATCGACGTGCGCGTGTCGCGCCTGCGCACCAAGCTGGATGACGACCCGCGCGACCCGAAGACGATCAAGACAATCTACGGTGGTGGCTATGTGTTTGTCGGGGAGGTGATGTGGGAATAG
- the ftsB gene encoding cell division protein FtsB yields MRAMTFIALALIAGLQYKLWFGQGSVQEVWQLRDQIDDKRQETQRLVERNRALFAEVNDLKSGLDAVEEIARTELGMIREDEVFFQLLDDTAASGE; encoded by the coding sequence GTGCGCGCCATGACCTTCATCGCCCTGGCCCTGATTGCAGGCTTGCAATACAAGCTTTGGTTCGGGCAGGGCAGCGTCCAGGAAGTGTGGCAGCTGCGCGACCAGATTGACGACAAGCGGCAGGAGACGCAGCGCCTGGTCGAACGCAATCGCGCGCTGTTCGCCGAGGTCAACGATCTCAAATCCGGGCTCGATGCAGTCGAGGAGATCGCCCGCACCGAACTCGGTATGATCCGCGAAGACGAAGTGTTCTTTCAGCTCCTGGACGACACCGCCGCGTCGGGTGAGTGA
- the tilS gene encoding tRNA lysidine(34) synthetase TilS, translating to MATGSSTADTEALAARLRALIGRLPQHWPDADRVVVAYSGGRDSHTLLTSVVACFASSATAVSALHINHGLQPAAGHWAVHCEAVCAELGVECTVLAVAVQPDGQGLEAAARAARYRAFADHLPPGAVLLQAHHADDQAETVLLRLLRGSGAHGAAGIPATRPLGSGVLWRPWLSVTADEIAAVAQAEGLAWVEDPSNADPRFDRNFLRQCVLPQLRARWPSLSRSIGTAAANFDDAALVLDQHADGLLAQDGAAETVSVALLARASPAHARTLLHRWLNRNGVPVPSRATLDRLRTEVAGARADAQPALRVGGLTVRRHRGRLHAAPDVPVFDTGASLEWSDPSQPLALPTGQVLHADTVLADGLDRAHLHRRWQVRFACGSALLKPPRRSRARVKKLLNAVGVPAWQRPALPYLYIDGELAWVEQLGVDHAFRRADFVGAT from the coding sequence GTGGCTACGGGCAGTTCGACGGCTGACACCGAGGCCCTCGCCGCGCGGCTGCGCGCCCTGATCGGGCGCCTGCCGCAGCACTGGCCAGACGCCGACAGGGTTGTCGTGGCCTACAGCGGAGGCCGGGATTCCCACACCTTGCTGACCTCGGTCGTCGCGTGTTTCGCGTCCTCCGCCACGGCTGTGTCGGCCCTGCACATCAACCACGGCTTGCAGCCGGCGGCGGGGCACTGGGCGGTGCACTGCGAGGCCGTCTGCGCCGAACTCGGCGTGGAATGCACGGTCCTTGCGGTCGCGGTGCAGCCGGACGGGCAGGGGCTCGAGGCGGCGGCTCGTGCAGCGCGCTACCGCGCCTTCGCCGATCACCTGCCCCCGGGCGCGGTGTTGCTGCAAGCGCACCACGCCGACGACCAGGCCGAGACGGTGCTGCTGCGGTTGCTGCGCGGCAGTGGCGCGCACGGGGCAGCCGGCATTCCAGCGACGCGGCCGCTTGGCTCGGGTGTGCTCTGGCGACCGTGGCTGAGCGTCACAGCCGACGAGATAGCGGCGGTCGCGCAGGCCGAGGGCCTCGCCTGGGTCGAAGACCCGAGCAACGCCGACCCGCGCTTTGACCGGAACTTCCTGCGCCAGTGCGTGCTGCCCCAGCTGCGCGCGCGGTGGCCGTCACTGTCGCGCTCGATCGGCACCGCGGCGGCCAACTTCGACGATGCTGCGCTGGTGCTCGATCAGCACGCGGACGGGCTGCTCGCGCAAGACGGGGCGGCTGAAACAGTGTCAGTGGCGTTGCTCGCGCGGGCGTCGCCCGCGCACGCGCGCACGCTGCTCCACCGCTGGCTCAACCGGAACGGGGTGCCGGTGCCGTCGCGCGCGACCCTCGACCGGTTGCGCACGGAAGTCGCCGGGGCCCGTGCGGATGCGCAGCCGGCGCTGCGGGTGGGCGGCCTCACGGTGCGGCGGCACCGGGGACGACTGCACGCGGCGCCGGATGTCCCGGTCTTCGACACCGGTGCCTCCCTCGAGTGGTCCGACCCCTCGCAACCACTGGCCTTGCCCACCGGGCAGGTGTTGCACGCCGACACGGTGCTCGCCGACGGGCTCGATCGCGCTCACCTGCACCGGCGCTGGCAGGTCCGCTTCGCGTGCGGCAGTGCCTTGCTCAAGCCGCCGCGCCGGTCACGAGCCCGGGTCAAGAAGCTGCTCAACGCCGTTGGCGTGCCGGCGTGGCAGCGCCCGGCCTTGCCGTACTTGTATATCGACGGCGAGCTCGCCTGGGTCGAGCAGCTCGGCGTCGACCACGCCTTCAGGCGGGCTGATTTCGTTGGAGCGACTTAG
- the nagZ gene encoding beta-N-acetylhexosaminidase, producing MIARRAGRGPLAFDPVGLELSAEERDMLAHPLVGGVILFRHNYADPAQLRALIADCRAAHGVHPLVLVDHEGGRVQRFRDGFSALPPAAALGWLHGRDPDEAIATAAAVGRVMAQELAAVGVDVNLAPVVDLQGGGSVIGSRAFSADPAVTTALAAAVVQGIQSGGLGAVAKHFPGHGGVVEDTHTAQAVDPRPWDTLRERDAAPFEALVRAGIDGVLPAHVCFSAIDDRPVGFSRRWLQGVLRQQLGFAGLIISDDLSMAAAAMPGGIVASAEAALAAGCDLILSCQRPGAVATLLDGLRDVGEQDARARRVDALRQRSASRAANVHVGDAARIQTLDRAWQESAATP from the coding sequence GTGATCGCGCGCCGAGCTGGGCGTGGGCCGCTCGCGTTCGACCCTGTCGGGCTCGAACTGAGCGCGGAGGAGCGCGACATGCTTGCGCATCCACTGGTCGGCGGGGTGATCCTGTTTCGGCACAATTACGCGGATCCGGCGCAGCTGCGGGCCCTGATCGCAGACTGCCGTGCCGCCCATGGCGTGCACCCGCTGGTGTTGGTCGACCACGAGGGTGGACGCGTGCAACGCTTTCGCGACGGTTTCAGCGCGTTGCCGCCCGCGGCGGCCCTGGGTTGGCTCCACGGCCGTGACCCGGACGAAGCGATTGCGACCGCCGCCGCGGTTGGCCGCGTCATGGCGCAGGAGCTTGCTGCGGTCGGTGTCGATGTCAATCTCGCGCCGGTGGTCGATCTTCAGGGCGGCGGTTCGGTGATTGGCAGCCGCGCCTTCTCGGCGGATCCGGCCGTGACCACGGCGCTGGCGGCCGCCGTCGTTCAGGGCATCCAGTCCGGCGGACTCGGTGCGGTGGCGAAGCATTTCCCCGGTCACGGTGGGGTCGTCGAGGACACTCACACGGCACAGGCCGTGGACCCCCGTCCCTGGGACACGCTGCGTGAGCGCGATGCGGCGCCCTTCGAGGCCCTGGTGCGCGCGGGAATTGACGGTGTGTTGCCCGCCCACGTCTGCTTTTCGGCGATCGATGACCGACCAGTGGGCTTCTCTCGACGGTGGCTGCAGGGCGTCCTGCGGCAGCAATTGGGTTTTGCCGGACTGATCATCAGCGACGACCTCAGCATGGCAGCGGCGGCCATGCCCGGAGGCATTGTCGCCTCGGCCGAGGCTGCGCTCGCGGCGGGCTGTGATCTGATCCTCAGCTGTCAACGACCTGGGGCCGTCGCCACGCTGTTGGACGGGTTGCGGGATGTCGGCGAGCAGGACGCCCGCGCGCGGCGCGTCGACGCACTGCGGCAGCGCTCGGCGAGTCGGGCGGCGAACGTTCACGTGGGCGACGCCGCGCGTATCCAGACGCTTGACCGTGCCTGGCAGGAGAGCGCGGCGACGCCCTAG
- a CDS encoding SlyX family protein, whose product MGIDAREQRLDELESRVAWQDQTIDTLNAAIAEQAIAITRLEEKLRVLTERLREQLSAGGTAAESTGHEVPPHY is encoded by the coding sequence GTGGGAATAGATGCGCGCGAGCAACGGCTCGATGAGCTCGAGAGCCGAGTGGCCTGGCAGGACCAGACGATCGACACGCTGAACGCCGCGATCGCCGAACAGGCGATCGCTATCACGCGCCTGGAGGAGAAATTGCGCGTGTTGACCGAGCGTCTACGCGAGCAGCTGTCGGCGGGCGGCACCGCCGCGGAGTCGACCGGGCACGAGGTGCCGCCGCACTACTGA
- a CDS encoding acetyl-CoA carboxylase carboxyltransferase subunit alpha, whose translation MNPNFLEFEQPIAELDAKIRELKIATADVDINLNEEITRLQGKLVTLTEGIFGKLTPWQVSQLARHPLRPYALDYIQSVFTDFHELHGDRHFADDEAMVCGIGRLEGRSVAIIGQQKGRDTKEKLRRNFGMPKPEGYRKALRVMEMAERFALPVVTLIDTTGAYPGVQAEERNQSEAIARNLFVMSELKVPIVATVIGEGGSGGALAIGVADRVNMMQYSTYSVISPEGCASILWKSAEKAGDAATALGITSGRLKELDLIDEIIEEPLGGAHRDFDGASNALRASLVRNLDDLVDMPIEELITRRRARLRGYGQFDG comes from the coding sequence ATGAATCCGAATTTTCTCGAATTTGAGCAACCGATCGCCGAGCTCGACGCCAAGATCCGCGAGCTCAAGATCGCCACAGCCGACGTGGACATCAATCTCAACGAGGAGATCACCCGCTTGCAGGGCAAGCTCGTGACGCTCACCGAGGGCATTTTCGGCAAGCTCACGCCCTGGCAGGTGTCGCAGTTGGCGCGGCACCCCTTGCGCCCCTACGCGCTCGACTACATCCAGTCGGTCTTCACCGATTTCCACGAGCTGCACGGCGATCGGCACTTCGCCGACGACGAGGCCATGGTCTGCGGCATCGGTCGCCTCGAGGGCCGCTCGGTCGCCATCATCGGCCAGCAGAAGGGTCGGGACACCAAGGAAAAACTGCGGCGCAATTTCGGCATGCCCAAACCCGAGGGCTACCGCAAGGCGCTGCGTGTGATGGAAATGGCCGAGCGCTTCGCGCTGCCGGTCGTGACCCTGATCGACACCACCGGTGCGTACCCGGGCGTGCAGGCCGAGGAGCGCAACCAGTCCGAGGCCATCGCCCGCAACCTCTTCGTCATGAGCGAACTCAAGGTGCCGATCGTCGCCACGGTCATTGGCGAGGGCGGCTCGGGCGGTGCGCTCGCGATCGGCGTGGCCGACCGCGTCAACATGATGCAGTACAGCACCTACTCGGTGATCTCGCCCGAAGGCTGTGCATCGATCCTCTGGAAGAGTGCCGAGAAAGCCGGCGACGCGGCAACCGCGCTTGGCATCACCTCGGGTCGCCTCAAGGAACTCGATCTCATCGACGAGATCATCGAGGAACCGCTTGGCGGCGCACACCGCGATTTTGACGGTGCGAGCAACGCCTTGCGGGCCTCGCTGGTGCGCAACCTCGACGATCTCGTCGACATGCCCATCGAGGAACTCATCACCCGTCGCCGGGCTAGGTTGCGTGGCTACGGGCAGTTCGACGGCTGA
- the eno gene encoding phosphopyruvate hydratase gives MTDIARIEAREIMDSRGNPTVEADVTLANGVVGRAAVPSGASTGSREAIELRDGDATRYLGKGVRQAVANVNGEIATRLAGHDADDQAGLDNAMIALDGTDNKGRLGANALLAVSLANAQAAARDAGRMLYHHLGGDGAVHLPVPMMNIINGGAHADNNVDLQEFMVMPVGVDSFSEALRCGAEIFHALKSVLSSRGLNTAVGDEGGFAPNLSSNEAAIEAILDAVEKAGYAIGREVYLALDAASSEFYRDGVYDLAGEGKQFTPEAFAEFLAGWTRQYPIISIEDGMDESDWGGWKVLTDAIGDTVQLVGDDLFVTNTRILKRGIDEGVANSILIKVNQIGTLTETLDAIDTAHAAGYTSVTSHRSGETEDATIADLAVATSSKQIKTGSLSRSDRIAKYNQLLRIEQALGGRAQYPGAGAFRQKLA, from the coding sequence ATGACTGACATCGCCCGGATCGAGGCCCGCGAAATCATGGACTCTCGGGGTAACCCGACGGTGGAGGCGGATGTCACGCTCGCCAACGGAGTCGTTGGTCGGGCAGCGGTGCCCTCTGGCGCCTCGACCGGGTCCCGCGAGGCGATCGAGCTGCGGGACGGTGACGCCACGCGGTACCTCGGCAAGGGCGTGCGCCAGGCGGTCGCGAACGTCAACGGTGAAATCGCCACACGACTCGCGGGCCACGACGCCGATGACCAGGCCGGGCTCGACAACGCCATGATCGCGCTCGACGGCACCGACAACAAGGGCCGACTGGGCGCCAACGCGCTGCTGGCCGTTTCGCTGGCCAACGCCCAGGCTGCGGCCCGCGACGCCGGCCGCATGCTCTACCACCACCTCGGCGGCGACGGGGCGGTGCACCTGCCGGTGCCGATGATGAACATCATCAATGGCGGTGCGCACGCGGACAACAACGTCGACCTCCAGGAATTCATGGTCATGCCGGTCGGAGTCGACAGCTTCTCCGAGGCGTTACGCTGCGGCGCCGAGATCTTTCACGCGCTCAAGTCCGTGCTGTCGTCGCGCGGTCTGAACACCGCGGTCGGCGATGAGGGGGGCTTTGCGCCCAACCTCAGTTCCAACGAAGCGGCCATCGAGGCGATCCTCGATGCGGTCGAAAAAGCGGGCTACGCGATCGGCCGGGAGGTCTACCTGGCGCTGGACGCGGCGAGTTCGGAGTTCTACCGCGACGGCGTCTACGACTTGGCGGGCGAGGGAAAGCAGTTCACCCCGGAGGCGTTCGCCGAGTTCCTCGCCGGTTGGACGCGCCAGTACCCGATCATCTCGATCGAGGACGGCATGGACGAATCGGACTGGGGCGGTTGGAAAGTGTTGACCGACGCGATCGGCGACACGGTCCAGCTCGTTGGTGACGACCTCTTCGTCACCAACACCCGCATCCTCAAGCGGGGGATCGACGAAGGTGTCGCGAACTCCATTCTGATCAAGGTCAACCAGATCGGCACCTTGACCGAAACGCTCGACGCGATCGACACGGCGCACGCCGCGGGCTACACCTCGGTGACCTCGCACCGCTCAGGTGAGACCGAGGACGCGACCATTGCGGACCTCGCCGTGGCCACCTCGAGCAAGCAGATCAAGACCGGGTCGCTGTCACGCTCGGACCGGATCGCCAAGTACAACCAGTTGCTGCGCATCGAGCAGGCGCTCGGTGGCCGCGCGCAATACCCGGGCGCAGGCGCGTTCCGGCAGAAACTGGCATAA
- the kdsA gene encoding 3-deoxy-8-phosphooctulonate synthase, translated as MELCGKPVGLAEALFFIAGPCVIESESLALSTAETLRELAARLGCHLIYKSSFDKANRSSASSYRGPGVAEGLRILERVRQETGLPVLTDVHEDTPLDEVASVVDVLQTPAFLCRQTNFIRRVAATGKPVNIKKGQFLAPADMRNVVDKAHETGNAQIMVCERGVSFGYNNLVSDMRALAIMRDTACPVVFDATHSVQLPGGLGGASGGERQFVPVLARAAVAAGVSGVFMETHPDPDRALCDGPNAWPLAAMPALVEQLLELDAVVKSRPLAEAALLADPLA; from the coding sequence ATGGAGCTGTGCGGCAAACCGGTTGGCCTGGCTGAAGCGTTGTTCTTCATTGCCGGGCCCTGTGTGATCGAATCCGAGAGCCTGGCGCTCTCCACGGCCGAGACCCTGCGCGAGCTTGCTGCGCGCCTGGGTTGCCACCTGATCTACAAATCGAGTTTTGACAAGGCGAACCGCTCGTCGGCGTCCTCGTACCGCGGGCCGGGTGTCGCCGAGGGACTGCGCATTCTCGAGCGTGTTCGGCAGGAGACCGGGTTGCCGGTGCTCACGGACGTCCACGAGGACACGCCGCTCGACGAGGTTGCGAGTGTCGTCGACGTGCTGCAGACACCGGCCTTCCTCTGTCGGCAGACCAATTTCATTCGGCGTGTCGCCGCCACCGGCAAACCCGTCAACATCAAGAAAGGGCAGTTTCTTGCGCCCGCCGACATGCGCAACGTGGTTGACAAGGCGCACGAGACGGGCAACGCGCAGATCATGGTCTGTGAGCGTGGCGTGAGTTTCGGCTACAACAACCTGGTGTCTGACATGCGTGCGCTTGCCATCATGCGGGACACCGCGTGTCCGGTGGTGTTTGACGCGACCCACTCGGTGCAGCTGCCGGGCGGCCTCGGCGGCGCGAGCGGTGGCGAACGCCAGTTTGTACCGGTGTTGGCGCGTGCTGCCGTGGCGGCCGGTGTGTCGGGGGTATTCATGGAAACCCACCCGGATCCGGACAGGGCACTCTGCGACGGTCCCAACGCGTGGCCTCTGGCGGCGATGCCTGCGTTGGTCGAGCAACTGCTCGAGCTCGATGCGGTGGTGAAATCCCGGCCACTCGCGGAAGCGGCGCTGCTGGCGGATCCCCTGGCGTGA
- a CDS encoding 2-C-methyl-D-erythritol 4-phosphate cytidylyltransferase produces the protein MPRGVERTLVAFAPNDPGTVVRRWPGVETVSGGVDRASSVLALLDALADQPATSWVLVHDAECPCVALAGVQRLLQAVRESDADGGTPASPVRGTIRRVDEARRRGGERRYLGDGTGRSPGVGGGGPG, from the coding sequence TTGCCCCGCGGCGTCGAACGCACGCTGGTGGCCTTTGCGCCGAACGACCCGGGCACCGTTGTGCGCCGGTGGCCGGGGGTCGAGACGGTCTCGGGTGGCGTCGATCGGGCAAGCTCGGTGTTGGCCCTGCTCGATGCGCTGGCTGACCAGCCTGCGACGAGCTGGGTGTTGGTGCACGACGCCGAGTGCCCGTGCGTCGCGCTCGCCGGTGTGCAGCGGCTTCTGCAGGCCGTGCGTGAATCGGACGCCGACGGCGGTACGCCCGCGTCGCCCGTGCGCGGCACGATCAGGCGGGTTGACGAGGCGCGACGGCGTGGCGGTGAGCGACGATACCTCGGCGATGGAACGGGCCGGTCACCGGGTGTTGGTGGTGGCGGGCCGGGATGA